In the genome of Porphyrobacter sp. ULC335, one region contains:
- the arsB gene encoding ACR3 family arsenite efflux transporter → MMNDTTSPLGLFERYLSVWVLLAILAGLGVGLVAPDAVGVLAGLEYASVNLVVAVLIWAMIFPMMVGVDFGSIRDIGRKPKGLVITLAINWLIKPFTMAALAVLFFDYVYADLLPRKDAQEYIAGLILLGAAPCTAMVFVWSQMTRGDPAYTLVQVSVNDLVMIVAFAPLVALLLGVTEIVVPWETLLLSVVLYVVIPLVAGAIVRGRVIAGHGGDAAAVDAFTARLKPWSIIGLLATVVLLFAFQAATIIANPLLIALIAVPIILQSYGIFAAAYAWAWAWKVPHNIAAPCALIGTSNFFELAVAVAIGLFGLSSGAALATVVGVLVEVPVMLSLVAFANRTRANFPGDPA, encoded by the coding sequence ATGATGAACGATACCACCTCACCGCTCGGCCTGTTCGAGCGTTATCTTTCGGTCTGGGTGCTGCTTGCCATTCTGGCAGGGCTGGGGGTGGGGTTGGTCGCCCCCGATGCGGTCGGCGTGCTTGCCGGGCTTGAATATGCCTCGGTCAATCTGGTGGTCGCGGTGCTGATCTGGGCCATGATCTTTCCGATGATGGTCGGTGTCGATTTCGGCAGCATCCGTGACATCGGGCGCAAGCCAAAGGGGCTGGTGATCACGCTGGCGATCAACTGGCTGATCAAGCCTTTCACGATGGCCGCGCTGGCCGTGCTGTTCTTCGACTACGTCTATGCGGACCTGCTGCCCCGCAAGGATGCGCAAGAGTATATCGCGGGGCTGATCCTGCTGGGCGCTGCGCCCTGCACCGCGATGGTGTTCGTGTGGTCGCAGATGACCCGCGGCGACCCCGCCTATACGCTGGTGCAGGTGTCGGTGAACGATCTGGTGATGATCGTCGCCTTTGCGCCGCTGGTCGCGCTGCTGCTGGGTGTGACGGAGATTGTCGTGCCGTGGGAGACGCTGCTGCTCTCGGTGGTGCTTTACGTGGTGATCCCGCTGGTGGCAGGCGCCATCGTCCGTGGCCGCGTGATCGCCGGGCATGGCGGGGATGCGGCGGCGGTCGATGCGTTCACGGCGCGGCTCAAGCCGTGGTCGATCATCGGCCTGCTGGCGACGGTCGTGCTGCTGTTCGCGTTTCAGGCGGCCACGATCATCGCCAACCCGCTGCTGATTGCGCTGATCGCGGTGCCGATCATCCTCCAGTCCTACGGCATATTCGCGGCCGCCTATGCCTGGGCCTGGGCGTGGAAGGTGCCTCACAATATCGCTGCGCCATGCGCGTTGATCGGCACCTCGAACTTCTTCGAGTTGGCCGTCGCGGTCGCCATCGGGCTGTTCGGCCTTTCGAGCGGCGCGGCACTCGCCACGGTGGTGGGCGTGCTGGTCGAGGTGCCGGTGATGCTGTCGCTGGTCGCCTTCGCCAACCGCACCCGCGCGAACTTCCCCGGAGACCCGGCATGA
- the arsH gene encoding arsenical resistance protein ArsH, with protein sequence MTDYARLRTLPDPAHLPALKPEYVHHRPALGLGPLDPPPRVLLLYGSLRERSFSRLAVEEAARLLQFFGCETRIFDPSDLPSPDLYPGDDHPAVHELREHSLWSEAQVWCSPERHGTITGIMKAQIDHLPLAYKGLRPTQGRTLAVMQVNAGSQSFNTVNSLRILGRWMRMFTIPNQSSVAKAYEEFDEAGRMKPSSYYDRIVDVMEELVRFTVLLRPHADMLVDRYSERVEKDLPVETPADKAGIV encoded by the coding sequence ATGACCGACTACGCACGCCTGCGCACTTTGCCCGATCCGGCGCACCTGCCTGCGCTGAAGCCGGAATATGTCCATCACCGTCCCGCGCTCGGCTTGGGGCCACTCGATCCGCCGCCGCGCGTGCTGCTGCTCTACGGCTCGCTGCGGGAGCGGTCCTTCTCGCGCCTCGCTGTGGAGGAGGCTGCGCGGCTGCTGCAATTCTTCGGCTGCGAGACGCGGATCTTCGATCCGTCCGACCTTCCTTCGCCCGATCTGTACCCCGGCGATGATCATCCCGCCGTGCACGAGCTGCGCGAACATTCGCTGTGGTCAGAGGCGCAGGTATGGTGCAGCCCTGAACGCCACGGCACGATCACCGGGATCATGAAGGCGCAGATCGATCACCTCCCGCTCGCCTACAAGGGCCTCCGCCCGACGCAGGGACGCACGCTGGCGGTGATGCAGGTCAACGCGGGATCGCAGAGCTTCAACACCGTCAACTCCCTGCGCATCCTCGGCCGCTGGATGCGGATGTTCACGATCCCCAACCAGTCCTCGGTTGCCAAGGCCTATGAGGAATTCGACGAGGCCGGGCGGATGAAGCCGTCGAGCTATTACGATCGCATCGTCGACGTGATGGAGGAACTGGTGCGCTTCACCGTGCTGCTGCGCCCCCACGCTGACATGCTGGTCGACCGCTATTCCGAACGGGTCGAAAAGGATCTGCCGGTCGAGACCCCGGCGGACAAGGCCGGGATTGTCTGA
- a CDS encoding pseudouridine synthase, translating into MSRLILFNKPFGVLSQFTDSKSPTERATLSEFIAIKGVYPAGRLDRDSEGLLLLTDDGRLQARIADPRFKMPKTYLVQVEGDPQDADLEPLRTGVRLKDGMTLPAEVVRIDAPDLWPRNPPIRERKSVPDSWLRITIREGRNRQVRRMTAAVGLPTLRLVRWSIGDWTVEGIAPGAFAETSA; encoded by the coding sequence ATGTCCCGGCTGATCCTCTTCAACAAACCCTTCGGCGTCCTGTCGCAGTTCACCGACAGCAAATCGCCGACGGAGCGGGCGACGCTCTCGGAATTCATTGCGATCAAGGGCGTGTATCCCGCCGGGCGGCTTGACCGCGATAGCGAGGGGCTGTTGCTGCTGACCGATGACGGGCGGCTTCAGGCGCGGATAGCCGATCCCCGCTTCAAGATGCCCAAAACCTACCTCGTGCAGGTGGAGGGCGATCCGCAGGATGCGGACCTTGAACCGCTGCGCACAGGCGTGCGGCTGAAGGACGGGATGACCCTGCCCGCCGAAGTCGTGCGCATCGACGCGCCGGATCTGTGGCCGCGCAATCCGCCGATCCGCGAACGCAAGTCGGTGCCTGATAGCTGGCTGCGCATCACCATCCGCGAAGGACGCAACCGGCAGGTGCGGCGGATGACAGCGGCAGTCGGCCTGCCCACCTTGCGGCTGGTGCGCTGGTCGATCGGGGACTGGACCGTCGAAGGAATCGCACCGGGCGCCTTCGCCGAAACATCGGCCTGA
- the recN gene encoding DNA repair protein RecN, with translation MLTRLSIRNIVLIEALDLTFARGLGVLTGETGAGKSILLDALGLILGDRAETSLVRAGEDKASVTASFEFAALPAGIAAALDDAEIAIEPGEPLLIRRQVKADGGSKAFINDQPASVALLRELAPALVELHGQHDDRGLVNPRGHRLLLDRYAGTDVTGMERAYADWARAEAQLSEARDAVEQARTDQDLLIAHLAELAALEPVAGEEARLAGARADMQKGEKLSDDLETLRHLWDGSDSPLAALRVAARKLDRIADQHALLTEALAALDRAVIEASEAEDKLRSAAEALVHDPHELERAETRLFELRAAARKHRCEVDDLPELMRTMRARLDAIEGGEAQLDALEAAAKEARTAYVAAAEKAHAARVAGAERLDAAVAAELAPLKLDAARFRTSVTLLPEDRWAASGMDAVEFLISTNPGADFAPLGKIASGGELSRFILALKVALAEKGGAATIIFDEIDRGVGGAVASAIGERLARLASQEGQLLAVTHSPQVAARGGQHYLIAKASSGIVTKTSVVLLDSAGRREEIARMLSGAEVTPEARAQADRLLEGV, from the coding sequence ATGCTGACCCGCCTGTCCATCCGCAACATCGTCCTTATCGAAGCGCTCGATCTCACCTTCGCGCGCGGGCTGGGCGTGCTGACGGGGGAGACGGGGGCGGGCAAGTCGATCCTGCTCGATGCGCTGGGGCTGATCCTGGGCGACCGGGCGGAGACCAGCCTCGTCCGCGCGGGCGAGGACAAGGCCAGCGTCACCGCCAGCTTCGAATTCGCCGCGCTGCCTGCCGGGATCGCTGCCGCGCTGGATGATGCCGAGATCGCGATCGAGCCGGGAGAGCCGCTGCTGATCCGGCGGCAGGTGAAGGCTGATGGCGGGTCCAAGGCTTTCATCAACGATCAACCCGCCAGCGTCGCCCTGCTGCGCGAACTGGCGCCGGCGCTGGTGGAACTGCACGGCCAGCACGATGATCGCGGGCTGGTGAACCCGCGCGGGCACCGCCTGCTGCTCGATCGCTATGCGGGCACCGATGTGACCGGCATGGAGCGCGCCTATGCCGATTGGGCGCGCGCCGAAGCCCAGCTTTCCGAAGCGCGCGATGCGGTGGAGCAGGCCAGGACCGATCAGGACCTGCTGATCGCGCATCTCGCCGAACTCGCCGCATTGGAGCCGGTCGCGGGCGAGGAAGCGCGGCTCGCCGGGGCGCGGGCCGACATGCAGAAGGGCGAGAAGCTTTCCGATGATCTCGAAACCCTGCGCCACCTGTGGGATGGTTCGGATTCGCCGCTCGCCGCGCTGCGCGTCGCGGCGCGCAAGCTGGACCGGATCGCCGATCAGCATGCCCTGCTGACCGAGGCGCTCGCGGCATTGGACCGCGCGGTGATCGAAGCGAGCGAGGCGGAGGACAAGCTGCGCTCTGCCGCCGAGGCGCTGGTGCACGATCCGCACGAATTGGAGCGCGCCGAAACGCGCCTGTTCGAACTGCGGGCGGCGGCGCGCAAGCACCGCTGCGAAGTCGATGATCTGCCCGAACTGATGCGCACCATGCGCGCGCGGCTCGATGCCATCGAGGGCGGGGAGGCGCAGCTCGACGCGCTGGAAGCCGCCGCCAAGGAAGCGCGCACCGCCTATGTCGCTGCGGCGGAGAAAGCCCATGCCGCGCGGGTTGCGGGGGCAGAGCGGCTCGACGCGGCGGTGGCGGCGGAGCTCGCACCGCTGAAGCTGGACGCCGCGCGGTTCCGCACTTCGGTGACGTTGCTGCCCGAGGATCGCTGGGCCGCTTCCGGCATGGACGCGGTGGAATTCCTGATCTCGACCAACCCCGGCGCGGACTTTGCACCGCTGGGCAAGATCGCTTCGGGCGGCGAGCTGTCGCGCTTCATCCTCGCGCTGAAGGTCGCGCTGGCGGAGAAGGGCGGGGCGGCGACGATCATCTTCGACGAGATCGACCGCGGCGTGGGCGGGGCGGTGGCTTCCGCGATCGGCGAACGCCTCGCGCGGCTCGCATCGCAGGAAGGGCAATTGCTGGCGGTGACGCACAGCCCCCAGGTCGCGGCGCGCGGCGGCCAGCACTACCTGATCGCCAAGGCCTCGAGCGGAATCGTGACCAAGACCAGCGTGGTACTTTTGGATAGCGCTGGGCGGCGGGAGGAAATCGCCCGGATGCTCTCGGGCGCGGAGGTGACGCCTGAGGCGAGAGCGCAGGCGGACCGGCTGCTGGAGGGGGTGTGA
- a CDS encoding cupin domain-containing protein gives MKLHNFDVAAFLRDHWQQKPLLIRNPWASWINPVEPDELAGLACEPLVESRIITRRKTAWELEHGPVPETRFAKKARDPWTLLVQSVDHHFADVAALLDPFRFVPNWRIDDVMVSYAVDGGGVGAHFDHYDVFLVQGLGRRRWEVGALCDEDTPLLPHDGLRLLADFEATEEWILEPGDILYVPPRVAHRGTAVGDDCMTYSIGFRAPSRAELIEAWADDMVPDLPDSDRYGDPHLAPADNPGEIDAEAIAKLQAMIAETVHDRSRFARWFGQYNTAPKNPEIDWRPEEAMDAGEIAQHLAAGTPLLRNPASRFAFVREEDSAIMLFADGDAYLCTAQAAEFAQAICGAPQLVAAPDNSPETLELIAALYNAGSLAFDSGE, from the coding sequence GTGAAGCTCCACAACTTCGACGTCGCGGCATTCCTGCGGGATCACTGGCAGCAAAAGCCGCTGCTGATCCGCAATCCGTGGGCAAGCTGGATCAACCCGGTCGAGCCTGACGAGCTTGCAGGCCTCGCCTGCGAGCCGCTCGTCGAATCCCGCATCATCACGCGCCGCAAGACCGCGTGGGAACTCGAACACGGCCCCGTTCCCGAAACCCGCTTCGCCAAGAAAGCCCGCGATCCGTGGACGCTGCTGGTGCAATCTGTCGATCACCATTTTGCGGACGTTGCCGCCTTGCTCGATCCGTTCCGCTTCGTGCCCAATTGGCGGATCGACGATGTGATGGTCAGCTATGCCGTGGATGGCGGCGGGGTGGGCGCGCATTTCGATCATTACGATGTGTTTCTGGTGCAGGGTCTGGGCCGCAGGCGCTGGGAAGTGGGCGCGCTGTGCGACGAGGACACGCCCTTGCTCCCGCATGACGGGCTGCGCCTGCTCGCGGATTTCGAAGCGACCGAGGAATGGATCCTCGAACCCGGCGATATTCTCTACGTCCCTCCGCGCGTCGCCCATCGCGGCACGGCGGTCGGCGATGATTGCATGACCTATTCGATCGGTTTCCGCGCCCCTTCGCGCGCCGAACTGATCGAGGCCTGGGCCGACGACATGGTCCCCGATCTGCCCGATAGCGACCGCTATGGCGATCCGCATCTGGCGCCGGCGGACAACCCCGGAGAGATCGACGCAGAAGCGATTGCCAAGCTGCAAGCGATGATCGCCGAAACCGTCCATGATCGCAGCCGCTTTGCCCGCTGGTTCGGACAATACAACACCGCGCCCAAGAACCCCGAGATCGACTGGCGGCCCGAAGAAGCCATGGACGCCGGGGAGATCGCCCAGCATCTGGCAGCGGGCACGCCCTTGCTCCGCAATCCGGCCAGCCGCTTCGCTTTCGTCCGCGAGGAGGATTCCGCGATCATGCTGTTCGCCGACGGGGACGCCTATCTGTGCACGGCGCAGGCCGCCGAATTCGCGCAGGCAATCTGCGGTGCTCCGCAGCTTGTTGCGGCTCCCGATAATTCGCCCGAGACGCTGGAACTGATCGCCGCGCTGTACAACGCAGGCAGCCTCGCTTTCGATAGCGGAGAGTAG
- a CDS encoding arsenate reductase ArsC translates to MSDTAFTVLVLCTGNSARSILGEALINQLGQSGSGARVRAFSAGSKPKGAAHPGALRLLARRGIDTAPFRSKSWDEFSGPGAPAIDLAITVCGNAAGEACPVFLGSPLKAHWGLPDPADVTGSEAEVDAAFEETWRLLEMRVRAFLSLDRAAMDAPAMQAALARIGAMEGAA, encoded by the coding sequence ATGTCCGACACCGCCTTTACCGTGCTGGTGCTCTGCACCGGCAATTCTGCCCGCTCGATCCTTGGCGAGGCACTGATCAACCAATTGGGGCAATCCGGTTCGGGGGCGCGGGTGCGGGCCTTCAGCGCGGGGAGCAAGCCCAAGGGCGCGGCCCATCCGGGGGCGCTGCGGTTGCTGGCGCGGCGCGGGATCGACACCGCGCCGTTCCGTTCGAAAAGCTGGGACGAATTCAGCGGCCCCGGTGCACCGGCCATCGACCTTGCGATCACCGTTTGCGGCAATGCGGCGGGCGAGGCCTGTCCGGTGTTCCTCGGCAGCCCGTTGAAAGCCCATTGGGGTCTGCCCGATCCCGCCGACGTGACCGGCAGCGAAGCGGAGGTCGATGCCGCGTTCGAGGAGACATGGCGGCTGCTGGAGATGCGGGTGCGTGCGTTCCTGTCGCTTGACCGCGCAGCGATGGACGCGCCCGCGATGCAGGCCGCACTTGCCCGGATCGGCGCGATGGAAGGGGCAGCATGA
- a CDS encoding DUF6481 family protein: MKGYKAPSFQDRAAASALAKEKALAKMKAAPQPTAEELAERAARAAEREALAAEKAEKARAAREEKQRLADEEREAAKAEQARIEEANAPPPKKTEEELKAARDARYAARKKRK, translated from the coding sequence ATGAAGGGCTACAAGGCACCGAGCTTCCAGGACAGGGCCGCCGCATCGGCGCTCGCCAAGGAAAAGGCTCTGGCAAAGATGAAGGCGGCGCCTCAGCCGACCGCGGAAGAACTGGCCGAACGCGCTGCCCGCGCTGCCGAGCGCGAAGCGCTGGCCGCCGAGAAGGCCGAGAAGGCACGGGCCGCCCGCGAAGAAAAGCAGCGTCTCGCCGACGAAGAGCGCGAAGCTGCCAAGGCCGAGCAGGCGCGGATCGAAGAAGCCAATGCGCCCCCGCCCAAGAAGACCGAGGAAGAGCTGAAGGCCGCCCGCGACGCGCGTTATGCCGCGCGTAAAAAACGCAAGTGA
- a CDS encoding ArsR/SmtB family transcription factor, which translates to MDDLSTQVWAVDALGAMAHETRLSVFRMLVKAGPDGMIAGAIAEHCGVPPSTMSHHLATLERAGLVRSERESRLIRYRADFPVMRRLLAFLMQDCCQGMPEMCSALMAGLTCEPLN; encoded by the coding sequence ATGGATGATCTCAGCACGCAGGTGTGGGCGGTGGACGCGCTTGGCGCGATGGCGCACGAAACCCGGCTTTCCGTATTCCGGATGCTGGTCAAAGCCGGGCCAGACGGCATGATTGCCGGAGCCATCGCCGAGCATTGCGGTGTGCCGCCTTCCACCATGTCGCATCACCTTGCCACGTTGGAACGCGCCGGGCTTGTGAGGTCAGAGCGGGAGAGCCGGTTGATCCGTTATCGCGCCGACTTTCCGGTGATGCGCCGCTTGCTGGCCTTCCTGATGCAGGATTGCTGCCAAGGCATGCCCGAAATGTGTTCCGCCCTGATGGCGGGGCTCACCTGCGAACCCCTGAATTGA